In the genome of Chrysiogenes arsenatis DSM 11915, one region contains:
- a CDS encoding M24 family metallopeptidase — protein sequence MITRTEAMVRVAKLQSALQGQKIDGALFQLPIDIYYFSGTRQNGVLWVPAEGVPILLVKKSYTRACQESPLEDIRPFPPSKEFAATFPESVMRIGLSYDILPVQQQAYYSKLLPGKEFCDISLPYRDIRSEKTPFELQLLTQSAKSLCSVFEQVPQFLKAGMREVDVAAEFEYRLRKAGNEGYIRMRAFNQELFMGLALSAGAACEGFFDGAVTGRGLTSAAPHGSGVALIQANEPIFIDYTGVFNGYITDMTRMFVIGTLDAELKRAFDVSLAIQKRIQELLIPGNICEDLFSEALAMANQEGLGESFMGMPGEQAKFVAHGVGLELDELPVLAQGFKVPLRANQVVAVEPKFVLPGRGAIGIENTFIVTEKGGVKITAIPDEIVYLA from the coding sequence ATGATTACACGTACTGAAGCGATGGTGCGCGTGGCAAAATTGCAGTCTGCGCTACAGGGTCAAAAGATTGACGGGGCGCTTTTTCAGCTTCCTATTGATATCTATTATTTCTCTGGCACACGGCAAAATGGAGTGTTGTGGGTTCCTGCCGAAGGCGTTCCGATCCTGCTCGTCAAAAAAAGTTACACGCGTGCTTGTCAAGAGAGTCCACTGGAGGATATCCGCCCGTTTCCGCCGAGTAAGGAATTTGCCGCAACTTTTCCTGAAAGCGTGATGCGTATAGGACTTTCCTACGACATCTTGCCAGTGCAGCAACAAGCGTATTATTCCAAATTGCTTCCGGGAAAAGAGTTCTGCGATATCTCCCTCCCCTATCGAGATATTCGCTCCGAAAAGACACCGTTCGAGCTGCAATTACTAACACAGAGTGCGAAGTCGCTTTGTTCCGTATTTGAGCAGGTTCCGCAGTTTCTGAAGGCGGGTATGCGCGAAGTTGATGTCGCCGCAGAATTTGAGTATCGCCTGAGAAAGGCGGGTAATGAAGGGTATATCCGCATGCGTGCTTTTAATCAGGAATTATTCATGGGATTAGCACTCTCGGCGGGAGCGGCGTGCGAAGGTTTTTTTGATGGTGCGGTTACCGGGCGCGGTTTAACCAGTGCCGCACCGCATGGGTCGGGAGTTGCTTTGATTCAAGCTAATGAGCCGATTTTCATCGACTACACGGGTGTTTTCAACGGCTACATTACGGATATGACACGCATGTTTGTTATCGGCACGCTTGATGCCGAGCTGAAGCGCGCTTTTGACGTCTCATTGGCAATACAAAAACGGATTCAAGAACTGCTGATACCGGGGAATATTTGCGAGGATCTCTTTAGTGAAGCACTCGCTATGGCAAATCAAGAGGGGCTCGGTGAGAGTTTTATGGGAATGCCCGGCGAGCAAGCGAAATTTGTTGCGCATGGCGTTGGACTTGAACTTGATGAGTTACCTGTTTTGGCACAAGGGTTTAAAGTTCCACTGCGGGCAAATCAGGTGGTGGCCGTTGAGCCAAAATTTGTTTTACCCGGACGGGGCGCAATCGGCATTGAAAACACGTTTATTGTGACCGAAAAAGGTGGTGTGAAAATTACCGCCATTCCTGATGAGATAGTCTATCTTGCCTAA
- a CDS encoding nitroreductase family protein gives MDIFEVIKNRRSIRKYTNQPVQQETILQVLEAARLAPSWKNLQCWRYIVIDMPTLKEQILSAFPEDNPGRKAIVQAPVVIVVCANTQESGIENGIEYYVADVAVSFQQLCLAATALGLGTCWIGWFDEARIREVLQIPPSIRVVGITPLGYPDQDPKPRGRKAMKEIAMLNSWNQEMPTGGDA, from the coding sequence ATGGATATTTTCGAGGTAATCAAAAACCGGAGAAGTATACGCAAATATACGAATCAACCGGTGCAACAGGAAACAATTCTGCAGGTGTTAGAAGCGGCGAGGCTTGCCCCTTCTTGGAAGAACTTACAATGCTGGCGTTATATTGTGATCGATATGCCAACGCTCAAGGAGCAGATCCTCTCGGCATTTCCCGAAGACAATCCCGGGCGCAAAGCGATTGTGCAAGCGCCTGTGGTGATTGTGGTTTGTGCGAATACGCAGGAGTCTGGCATTGAAAACGGGATCGAATATTATGTTGCAGACGTTGCCGTTTCATTCCAGCAATTGTGCCTTGCTGCAACAGCACTTGGGCTGGGAACGTGTTGGATCGGCTGGTTTGACGAAGCACGCATTCGCGAAGTATTGCAAATCCCACCTTCTATTCGCGTGGTGGGGATCACGCCGCTGGGATATCCCGATCAAGATCCAAAGCCTCGTGGGCGTAAGGCGATGAAAGAGATTGCAATGCTCAATTCATGGAACCAAGAAATGCCTACTGGAGGTGATGCATGA